In Anopheles gambiae chromosome 2, idAnoGambNW_F1_1, whole genome shotgun sequence, a single window of DNA contains:
- the LOC1276233 gene encoding splicing factor 3B subunit 3 isoform X1 — MYLYNFILQRATGITHAVHGSFAGTKLQEILLAKGKGLELVRPDPNTGKVHTLLQTEVFGVVRSLMSFRLTGGSKDYAVIGSDSGRIVILEYNPAKNQLEKVHQETFGKSGCRRIVPGQYLAIDPKGRAVMIGAVEKQKLVYILNRDSEARLTISSPLEAHKSNTLTYHMVGVDVGFENPMFACLEIDYEEADTDPTGEAATKTQQTLTFYELDLGLNHVVRKYSEPLEEHANFLISVPGGNDGPSGVLICSENYLTYKNLGDQHDIRCPIPRRRNDLDDPERGMIFICSATHRTKSMYFFLVQTEQGDIFKVTLETDDDVVSEIKLKYFDTVPPATAMCVLKTGFLFVACEFGNHYLYQIAHLGDDDDEPEFSSAMPLEEGDTFFFAPRQLKNLVMVDDIPSYAPILGCQVADLANEDTPQLYLACGRGPRSSIRVLRHGLEVSEMAVSELPGNPNAVWTVKKRIDDEFDAYIIVSFVNATLVLSIGDTVEEVTDSGFLGTTPTLCCSALGDDALVQVYPDGIRHIRADKRVNEWKAPGKKTIMKCAVNQRQVVIALSGGELVYFEMDPTGQLNEYTERKKMPSEVMCMALGSVPSGEQRSWFLAVGLADNTVRIISLDPTDCLSPRSMQALPSAAESLCIVEMGTVETSSEDDGVTITTGCIYLNIGLTNGVLLRTVLDPVSGDLADTRTRYLGSRPVKLFRIQMQGSEAVLAMSSRSWLSYYYQNRFHLTPLSYETLEYASGFSSEQCSEGIVAISTNTLRILALEKLGAVFNQITFPLEYTPKRFAIHQETGKLIISETDHNAYTEETKTVRKKQMADEMREAAGEDEQELANEMADAFINEVLPEDVFSSPKAGTGMWASQIRVMDPINGHTYSKVQLAQNEAVLSLALVRFAVDQKWYVVAGVAKDLQINPKISGGGFIDVYKVDSQTHQLEHMHRTEIDDAPGALCPFQGRLLAGIGKVLRIYDLGKKKLLRKCENKHIPNQIVNIQGMGQRVYVSDVQESVYCIKYKRAENQLIIFADDTHPRWITSASLLDYDTVATGDKFGNIAILRLPHSVSDDVDEDPTGNKALWDRGLLNGASQKAENICTFHLGEIVMSLQKATLIPGGSESLIYATMSGTVGALVPFTSREDYDFFQHLEMHMRNENPPLCGRDHLSYRSYYYPVKNVMDGDLCEQFTSLDPAKQKSIASDLGRTPSEVAKKLEDIRTRYAF; from the exons ATGTATCTGTACAACTTCATTCTGCAACGTGCTACGGGCATCACGCACGCGGTGCACGGAAGCTTCGCCGGCACCAAGTTGCAGGAAATTTTGCTTGCCAAGGGCAAAGGCCTGGAGCTGGTTCGTCCGGATCCAAACACGGGCAAAGTGCACACGCTGCTGCAGACGGAAGTGTTTGGCGTGGTGCGTTCGCTCATGTCCTTCCGGCTGACGGGCGGGTCGAAAG ATTATGCCGTAATTGGTTCGGATTCGGGTCGCATCGTGATCCTCGAGTACAACCCGGCAAAGAATCAGCTCGAAAAGGTTCACCAGGAGACTTTCGGCAAATCGGGATGTCGGCGTATCGTGCCCGGCCAATATCTGGCCATCGATCCCAAGGGTCGTGCCGTGATGATCGGAGCGGTCGAGAAGCAAAAGCTGGTCTACATTTTGAACCGCGATTCCGAGGCCCGGCTCACCATCTCCTCGCCGCTGGAAGCGCACAAATCGAACACCCTCACCTACCACATGGTGGGTGTGGACGTTGGCTTCGAGAATCCCATGTTCGCCTGCCTGGAGATCGACTACGAGGAAGCGGACACCGATCCAACCGGTGAGGCGGCCACCAAGACGCAGCAAACGCTCACCTTCTACGAGCTGGATCTGGGTCTGAACCATGTGGTGCGCAAGTACTCGGAACCGCTGGAGGAGCACGCCAACTTCCTCATCTCCGTCCCGGGAGGGAACGATGGGCCGTCGGGCGTGTTGATCTGCTCGGAAAACTATCTGACGTACAAGAATCTGGGCGACCAGCACGACATTCGCTGTCCGATTCCGCGCCGCCGTAACGATCTGGACGATCCGGAGCGTGGCATGATCTTCATCTGCTCCGCCACGCACCGTACCAAGTCGATGTACTTCTTCCTGGTGCAGACGGAGCAGGGCGACATCTTCAAGGTGACGCTCGAAACCGACGATGATGTGGTGTCGGAAATTAAGTTGAAATACTTCGACACGGTTCCGCCTGCGACGGCCATGTGCGTGCTGAAGACGGGCTTTCTGTTCGTGGCGTGCGAATTCGGCAACCATTATCTGTACCAGATCGCACATTTgggcgatgacgatgatgagcCCGAGTTCAGTTCGGCCATGCCGCTCGAGGAGGGCGATACGTTCTTCTTCGCCCCAAGACAGCTGAAGAATCTGGTGATGGTGGACGACATTCCTTCGTACGCACCGATCCTTGGCTGTCAGGTGGCGGACTTGGCGAACGAGGACACACCGCAACTGTACCTGGCTTGTGGCCGGGGTCCACGGTCATCGATACGTGTGCTTCGCCACGGGCTGGAAGTGTCGGAGATGGCCGTATCGGAGCTGCCCGGTAACCCGAACGCTGTGTGGACCGTCAAGAAGAGAATTGATG ACGAGTTCGATGCGTATATCATCGTGTCGTTCGTGAACGCTACGCTTGTGCTGAGCATTGGCGACACGGTCGAGGAAGTGACGGACAGTGGCTTCCTCGGCACGACACCGACACTCTGCTGCAGTGCGCTCGGCGATGACGCTCTGGTGCAGGTCTACCCGGACGGCATCCGGCACATCCGGGCGGACAAGCGTGTGAACGAATGGAAGGCGCCGGGCAAGAAGACGATCATGAAGTGTGCGGTCAACCAGCGGCAGGTCGTGATTGCCCTCTCCGGCGGCGAGCTCGTGTACTTCGAAATGGATCCG ACCGGCCAACTGAACGAGTACACGGAGCGTAAGAAAATGCCGAGCGAAGTCATGTGTATGGCGCTCGGATCGGTCCCGAGCGGCGAACAGCGGTCGTGGTTTTTAGCCGTCGGTTTGGCCGATAACACCGTACGCATCATATCGCTCGATCCAACCGATTGTCTGTCGCCCCGCTCCATGCAGGCACTGCCCTCGGCAGCCGAGTCGCTGTGCATTGTGGAAATGGGCACGGTGGAAACATCCTCCGAAGACGACGGAGTCACCATCACGACCGGCTGCATCTATCTGAACATTGGACTGACGAACGGTGTGCTGCTGCGGACCGTGCTCGACCCCGTGTCCGGCGATCTGGCCGACACCCGCACGCGCTACCTCGGTTCCCGGCCGGTCAAGCTGTTCCGCATTCAGATGCAGGGCTCGGAAGCCGTCCTGGCCATGTCGAGCCGGTCCTGGCTGAGCTACTACTACCAGAACCGGTTCCACCTGACGCCGCTGTCGTACGAAACGCTCGAGTACGCGTCCGGCTTTTCCAGCGAGCAGTGCTCGGAAGGTATCGTGGCCATCTCGACGAACACGCTGCGCATTCTGGCCCTCGAAAAGCTCGGCGCCGTGTTCAACCAGATCACCTTCCCGCTGGAGTACACTCCGAAACGGTTCGCCATCCATCAGGAGACGGGCAAGCTGATCATTAGCGAAACCGACCACAACGCGTACACGGAGGAGACGAAAACCGTGCGCAAGAAGCAGATGGCCGACGAGATGCGTGAGGCGGCCGGTGAGGATGAGCAGGAGCTGGCGAACGAGATGGCGGACGCGTTCATCAACGAGGTGCTGCCGGAGGATGTGTTCTCCTCGCCGAAGGCGGGCACGGGCATGTGGGCGTCGCAGATCCGCGTGATGGATCCGATCAACGGCCACACGTACTCGAAAGTACAGCTGGCCCAGAACGAGGCGGTCCTGTCGCTCGCCCTCGTGCGGTTCGCCGTCGACCAGAAGTGGTACGTGGTGGCGGGCGTCGCGAAAGACCTGCAGATCAACCCGAAAATCAGCGGCGGCGGCTTCATCGACGTGTACAAGGTCGACAGCCAGACGCACCAGCTCGAGCACATGCATCGCACGGAGATCGACGACGCGCCGGGAGCGCTGTGCCCGTTCCAGGGCCGGCTGCTGGCCGGCATCGGCAAGGTGCTGCGCATCTACGACCTCGGCAAGAAGAAGCTGCTGCGCAAGtgcgaaaacaaacacattcccAACCAGATCGTGAACATTCAGGGCATGGGGCAGCGTGTGTACGTGTCGGACGTGCAGGAGTCGGTGTACTGCATCAAGTACAAGCGGGCCGAGAACCAGCTGATCATCTTCGCCGACGACACGCACCCGCGCTGGATCACGTCGGCCAGCCTGCTCGATTACGATACGGTCGCGACCGGCGACAAGTTCGGCAACATTGCGATCCTCCGCCTGCCCCATTCCGTGTCGGACGATGTGGACGAGGATCCGACCGGCAACAAGGCGCTGTGGGACCGTGGTCTGCTGAACGGAGCGTCCCAGAAGGCGGAAAACATCTGCACCTTCCATCTGGGGGAGATAGTGATGTCACTGCAGAAGGCAACGCTCATTCCGGGCGGCTCGGAATCGCTCATCTATGCCACGATGAGCGGTACGGTCGGGGCTCTGGTGCCGTTCACCAGCCGGGAGGACTATGACTTTTTCCAGCATCTGGAAATGCACATGCGAAACGAAAATCCGCCACTGTGTGGGCGCGACCATCTGAGCTACCGCAGCTACTACTACCCGGTGAAGAACGTGATGGATGGGGATCTGTGCGAACAGTTTACCTCGCTCGATCCGGCCAAGCAGAAAAGCATCGCCTCGGACCTGGGCCGCACGCCCAGCGAGGTGGCGAAGAAGCTGGAGGATATTCGCACACGGTACGCGTTCTAG
- the LOC1276233 gene encoding splicing factor 3B subunit 3 isoform X3: MYLYNFILQRATGITHAVHGSFAGTKLQEILLAKGKGLELVRPDPNTGKVHTLLQTEVFGVVRSLMSFRLTGGSKDYAVIGSDSGRIVILEYNPAKNQLEKVHQETFGKSGCRRIVPGQYLAIDPKGRAVMIGAVEKQKLVYILNRDSEARLTISSPLEAHKSNTLTYHMVGVDVGFENPMFACLEIDYEEADTDPTGEAATKTQQTLTFYELDLGLNHVVRKYSEPLEEHANFLISVPGGNDGPSGVLICSENYLTYKNLGDQHDIRCPIPRRRNDLDDPERGMIFICSATHRTKSMYFFLVQTEQGDIFKVTLETDDDVVSEIKLKYFDTVPPATAMCVLKTGFLFVACEFGNHYLYQIAHLGDDDDEPEFSSAMPLEEGDTFFFAPRQLKNLVMVDDIPSYAPILGCQVADLANEDTPQLYLACGRGPRSSIRVLRHGLEVSEMAVSELPGNPNAVWTVKKRIDGIV; this comes from the exons ATGTATCTGTACAACTTCATTCTGCAACGTGCTACGGGCATCACGCACGCGGTGCACGGAAGCTTCGCCGGCACCAAGTTGCAGGAAATTTTGCTTGCCAAGGGCAAAGGCCTGGAGCTGGTTCGTCCGGATCCAAACACGGGCAAAGTGCACACGCTGCTGCAGACGGAAGTGTTTGGCGTGGTGCGTTCGCTCATGTCCTTCCGGCTGACGGGCGGGTCGAAAG ATTATGCCGTAATTGGTTCGGATTCGGGTCGCATCGTGATCCTCGAGTACAACCCGGCAAAGAATCAGCTCGAAAAGGTTCACCAGGAGACTTTCGGCAAATCGGGATGTCGGCGTATCGTGCCCGGCCAATATCTGGCCATCGATCCCAAGGGTCGTGCCGTGATGATCGGAGCGGTCGAGAAGCAAAAGCTGGTCTACATTTTGAACCGCGATTCCGAGGCCCGGCTCACCATCTCCTCGCCGCTGGAAGCGCACAAATCGAACACCCTCACCTACCACATGGTGGGTGTGGACGTTGGCTTCGAGAATCCCATGTTCGCCTGCCTGGAGATCGACTACGAGGAAGCGGACACCGATCCAACCGGTGAGGCGGCCACCAAGACGCAGCAAACGCTCACCTTCTACGAGCTGGATCTGGGTCTGAACCATGTGGTGCGCAAGTACTCGGAACCGCTGGAGGAGCACGCCAACTTCCTCATCTCCGTCCCGGGAGGGAACGATGGGCCGTCGGGCGTGTTGATCTGCTCGGAAAACTATCTGACGTACAAGAATCTGGGCGACCAGCACGACATTCGCTGTCCGATTCCGCGCCGCCGTAACGATCTGGACGATCCGGAGCGTGGCATGATCTTCATCTGCTCCGCCACGCACCGTACCAAGTCGATGTACTTCTTCCTGGTGCAGACGGAGCAGGGCGACATCTTCAAGGTGACGCTCGAAACCGACGATGATGTGGTGTCGGAAATTAAGTTGAAATACTTCGACACGGTTCCGCCTGCGACGGCCATGTGCGTGCTGAAGACGGGCTTTCTGTTCGTGGCGTGCGAATTCGGCAACCATTATCTGTACCAGATCGCACATTTgggcgatgacgatgatgagcCCGAGTTCAGTTCGGCCATGCCGCTCGAGGAGGGCGATACGTTCTTCTTCGCCCCAAGACAGCTGAAGAATCTGGTGATGGTGGACGACATTCCTTCGTACGCACCGATCCTTGGCTGTCAGGTGGCGGACTTGGCGAACGAGGACACACCGCAACTGTACCTGGCTTGTGGCCGGGGTCCACGGTCATCGATACGTGTGCTTCGCCACGGGCTGGAAGTGTCGGAGATGGCCGTATCGGAGCTGCCCGGTAACCCGAACGCTGTGTGGACCGTCAAGAAGAGAATTGATG GCattgtgtga
- the LOC1276233 gene encoding splicing factor 3B subunit 3 isoform X2, whose translation MIGAVEKQKLVYILNRDSEARLTISSPLEAHKSNTLTYHMVGVDVGFENPMFACLEIDYEEADTDPTGEAATKTQQTLTFYELDLGLNHVVRKYSEPLEEHANFLISVPGGNDGPSGVLICSENYLTYKNLGDQHDIRCPIPRRRNDLDDPERGMIFICSATHRTKSMYFFLVQTEQGDIFKVTLETDDDVVSEIKLKYFDTVPPATAMCVLKTGFLFVACEFGNHYLYQIAHLGDDDDEPEFSSAMPLEEGDTFFFAPRQLKNLVMVDDIPSYAPILGCQVADLANEDTPQLYLACGRGPRSSIRVLRHGLEVSEMAVSELPGNPNAVWTVKKRIDDEFDAYIIVSFVNATLVLSIGDTVEEVTDSGFLGTTPTLCCSALGDDALVQVYPDGIRHIRADKRVNEWKAPGKKTIMKCAVNQRQVVIALSGGELVYFEMDPTGQLNEYTERKKMPSEVMCMALGSVPSGEQRSWFLAVGLADNTVRIISLDPTDCLSPRSMQALPSAAESLCIVEMGTVETSSEDDGVTITTGCIYLNIGLTNGVLLRTVLDPVSGDLADTRTRYLGSRPVKLFRIQMQGSEAVLAMSSRSWLSYYYQNRFHLTPLSYETLEYASGFSSEQCSEGIVAISTNTLRILALEKLGAVFNQITFPLEYTPKRFAIHQETGKLIISETDHNAYTEETKTVRKKQMADEMREAAGEDEQELANEMADAFINEVLPEDVFSSPKAGTGMWASQIRVMDPINGHTYSKVQLAQNEAVLSLALVRFAVDQKWYVVAGVAKDLQINPKISGGGFIDVYKVDSQTHQLEHMHRTEIDDAPGALCPFQGRLLAGIGKVLRIYDLGKKKLLRKCENKHIPNQIVNIQGMGQRVYVSDVQESVYCIKYKRAENQLIIFADDTHPRWITSASLLDYDTVATGDKFGNIAILRLPHSVSDDVDEDPTGNKALWDRGLLNGASQKAENICTFHLGEIVMSLQKATLIPGGSESLIYATMSGTVGALVPFTSREDYDFFQHLEMHMRNENPPLCGRDHLSYRSYYYPVKNVMDGDLCEQFTSLDPAKQKSIASDLGRTPSEVAKKLEDIRTRYAF comes from the exons ATGATCGGAGCGGTCGAGAAGCAAAAGCTGGTCTACATTTTGAACCGCGATTCCGAGGCCCGGCTCACCATCTCCTCGCCGCTGGAAGCGCACAAATCGAACACCCTCACCTACCACATGGTGGGTGTGGACGTTGGCTTCGAGAATCCCATGTTCGCCTGCCTGGAGATCGACTACGAGGAAGCGGACACCGATCCAACCGGTGAGGCGGCCACCAAGACGCAGCAAACGCTCACCTTCTACGAGCTGGATCTGGGTCTGAACCATGTGGTGCGCAAGTACTCGGAACCGCTGGAGGAGCACGCCAACTTCCTCATCTCCGTCCCGGGAGGGAACGATGGGCCGTCGGGCGTGTTGATCTGCTCGGAAAACTATCTGACGTACAAGAATCTGGGCGACCAGCACGACATTCGCTGTCCGATTCCGCGCCGCCGTAACGATCTGGACGATCCGGAGCGTGGCATGATCTTCATCTGCTCCGCCACGCACCGTACCAAGTCGATGTACTTCTTCCTGGTGCAGACGGAGCAGGGCGACATCTTCAAGGTGACGCTCGAAACCGACGATGATGTGGTGTCGGAAATTAAGTTGAAATACTTCGACACGGTTCCGCCTGCGACGGCCATGTGCGTGCTGAAGACGGGCTTTCTGTTCGTGGCGTGCGAATTCGGCAACCATTATCTGTACCAGATCGCACATTTgggcgatgacgatgatgagcCCGAGTTCAGTTCGGCCATGCCGCTCGAGGAGGGCGATACGTTCTTCTTCGCCCCAAGACAGCTGAAGAATCTGGTGATGGTGGACGACATTCCTTCGTACGCACCGATCCTTGGCTGTCAGGTGGCGGACTTGGCGAACGAGGACACACCGCAACTGTACCTGGCTTGTGGCCGGGGTCCACGGTCATCGATACGTGTGCTTCGCCACGGGCTGGAAGTGTCGGAGATGGCCGTATCGGAGCTGCCCGGTAACCCGAACGCTGTGTGGACCGTCAAGAAGAGAATTGATG ACGAGTTCGATGCGTATATCATCGTGTCGTTCGTGAACGCTACGCTTGTGCTGAGCATTGGCGACACGGTCGAGGAAGTGACGGACAGTGGCTTCCTCGGCACGACACCGACACTCTGCTGCAGTGCGCTCGGCGATGACGCTCTGGTGCAGGTCTACCCGGACGGCATCCGGCACATCCGGGCGGACAAGCGTGTGAACGAATGGAAGGCGCCGGGCAAGAAGACGATCATGAAGTGTGCGGTCAACCAGCGGCAGGTCGTGATTGCCCTCTCCGGCGGCGAGCTCGTGTACTTCGAAATGGATCCG ACCGGCCAACTGAACGAGTACACGGAGCGTAAGAAAATGCCGAGCGAAGTCATGTGTATGGCGCTCGGATCGGTCCCGAGCGGCGAACAGCGGTCGTGGTTTTTAGCCGTCGGTTTGGCCGATAACACCGTACGCATCATATCGCTCGATCCAACCGATTGTCTGTCGCCCCGCTCCATGCAGGCACTGCCCTCGGCAGCCGAGTCGCTGTGCATTGTGGAAATGGGCACGGTGGAAACATCCTCCGAAGACGACGGAGTCACCATCACGACCGGCTGCATCTATCTGAACATTGGACTGACGAACGGTGTGCTGCTGCGGACCGTGCTCGACCCCGTGTCCGGCGATCTGGCCGACACCCGCACGCGCTACCTCGGTTCCCGGCCGGTCAAGCTGTTCCGCATTCAGATGCAGGGCTCGGAAGCCGTCCTGGCCATGTCGAGCCGGTCCTGGCTGAGCTACTACTACCAGAACCGGTTCCACCTGACGCCGCTGTCGTACGAAACGCTCGAGTACGCGTCCGGCTTTTCCAGCGAGCAGTGCTCGGAAGGTATCGTGGCCATCTCGACGAACACGCTGCGCATTCTGGCCCTCGAAAAGCTCGGCGCCGTGTTCAACCAGATCACCTTCCCGCTGGAGTACACTCCGAAACGGTTCGCCATCCATCAGGAGACGGGCAAGCTGATCATTAGCGAAACCGACCACAACGCGTACACGGAGGAGACGAAAACCGTGCGCAAGAAGCAGATGGCCGACGAGATGCGTGAGGCGGCCGGTGAGGATGAGCAGGAGCTGGCGAACGAGATGGCGGACGCGTTCATCAACGAGGTGCTGCCGGAGGATGTGTTCTCCTCGCCGAAGGCGGGCACGGGCATGTGGGCGTCGCAGATCCGCGTGATGGATCCGATCAACGGCCACACGTACTCGAAAGTACAGCTGGCCCAGAACGAGGCGGTCCTGTCGCTCGCCCTCGTGCGGTTCGCCGTCGACCAGAAGTGGTACGTGGTGGCGGGCGTCGCGAAAGACCTGCAGATCAACCCGAAAATCAGCGGCGGCGGCTTCATCGACGTGTACAAGGTCGACAGCCAGACGCACCAGCTCGAGCACATGCATCGCACGGAGATCGACGACGCGCCGGGAGCGCTGTGCCCGTTCCAGGGCCGGCTGCTGGCCGGCATCGGCAAGGTGCTGCGCATCTACGACCTCGGCAAGAAGAAGCTGCTGCGCAAGtgcgaaaacaaacacattcccAACCAGATCGTGAACATTCAGGGCATGGGGCAGCGTGTGTACGTGTCGGACGTGCAGGAGTCGGTGTACTGCATCAAGTACAAGCGGGCCGAGAACCAGCTGATCATCTTCGCCGACGACACGCACCCGCGCTGGATCACGTCGGCCAGCCTGCTCGATTACGATACGGTCGCGACCGGCGACAAGTTCGGCAACATTGCGATCCTCCGCCTGCCCCATTCCGTGTCGGACGATGTGGACGAGGATCCGACCGGCAACAAGGCGCTGTGGGACCGTGGTCTGCTGAACGGAGCGTCCCAGAAGGCGGAAAACATCTGCACCTTCCATCTGGGGGAGATAGTGATGTCACTGCAGAAGGCAACGCTCATTCCGGGCGGCTCGGAATCGCTCATCTATGCCACGATGAGCGGTACGGTCGGGGCTCTGGTGCCGTTCACCAGCCGGGAGGACTATGACTTTTTCCAGCATCTGGAAATGCACATGCGAAACGAAAATCCGCCACTGTGTGGGCGCGACCATCTGAGCTACCGCAGCTACTACTACCCGGTGAAGAACGTGATGGATGGGGATCTGTGCGAACAGTTTACCTCGCTCGATCCGGCCAAGCAGAAAAGCATCGCCTCGGACCTGGGCCGCACGCCCAGCGAGGTGGCGAAGAAGCTGGAGGATATTCGCACACGGTACGCGTTCTAG
- the LOC1276235 gene encoding transmembrane protein 11 homolog, mitochondrial isoform X2 — translation MSSETESSSGSESELISPTVRVIREVYEGENAHEMFQSDLNKALFDKVRFIVIEPTRLGEETERWIAVGNCLHKTALISGTASIAISLIWREKLTIYSASFCAVSMFCTSLYAICWTCDPCVEYQVERKQRNLMKIPVPEGASSPVVLVHKGNRLATYSHRIVTTLAASVCVWTIYRALK, via the exons ATGTCCAGTGAAACCGagagcagcagtggcagtgaAAG CGAGCTGATATCGCCCACCGTTCGCGTGATCCGGGAGGTGTACGAAGGTGAAAATGCACACGAAATGTTCCAGTCCGACCTCAACAAAGCACTGTTCGATAAGGTGCGCTTCATCGTCATCGAGCCGACGCGGCTCGGCGAGGAAACGGAACGATGGATTGCGGTCGGCAACTGTCTGCACAAAACCGCCCTGATTAGCGGGACCGCATCGATAGCAATCA GTCTCATCTGGCGGGAAAAGCTCACAATCTACAGTGCTTCCTTTTGCGCCGTATCGATGTTCTGCACAAGCCTGTACGCCATCTGCTGGACCTGCGATCCGTGCGTCGAGTATCAG GTGGAGCGTAAGCAGCGAAACCTCATGAAAATCCCCGTCCCGGAAGGAGCATCCTCGCCGGTAGTGCTGGTGCACAAGGGCAATCGGCTCGCCACGTACAGCCACCGAATAGTGACCACCCTGGCGGCGTCCGTCTGCGTCTGGACCATTTATAGAGCGTTGAAATAG
- the LOC1276235 gene encoding transmembrane protein 11 homolog, mitochondrial isoform X1, which yields MSELSIEPKRLSPIDELISPTVRVIREVYEGENAHEMFQSDLNKALFDKVRFIVIEPTRLGEETERWIAVGNCLHKTALISGTASIAISLIWREKLTIYSASFCAVSMFCTSLYAICWTCDPCVEYQVERKQRNLMKIPVPEGASSPVVLVHKGNRLATYSHRIVTTLAASVCVWTIYRALK from the exons ATGTCCGAGCTTTCGATCGAACCGAAACGGTTAAGTCCCATCGA CGAGCTGATATCGCCCACCGTTCGCGTGATCCGGGAGGTGTACGAAGGTGAAAATGCACACGAAATGTTCCAGTCCGACCTCAACAAAGCACTGTTCGATAAGGTGCGCTTCATCGTCATCGAGCCGACGCGGCTCGGCGAGGAAACGGAACGATGGATTGCGGTCGGCAACTGTCTGCACAAAACCGCCCTGATTAGCGGGACCGCATCGATAGCAATCA GTCTCATCTGGCGGGAAAAGCTCACAATCTACAGTGCTTCCTTTTGCGCCGTATCGATGTTCTGCACAAGCCTGTACGCCATCTGCTGGACCTGCGATCCGTGCGTCGAGTATCAG GTGGAGCGTAAGCAGCGAAACCTCATGAAAATCCCCGTCCCGGAAGGAGCATCCTCGCCGGTAGTGCTGGTGCACAAGGGCAATCGGCTCGCCACGTACAGCCACCGAATAGTGACCACCCTGGCGGCGTCCGTCTGCGTCTGGACCATTTATAGAGCGTTGAAATAG